The window TGCTCGATGCGGCCGGGGTGACCAAGGCGCATCTGATCGGCCATTCCATGGGATCGCTGATCTCACTGGAGACGGCCGCACGTCACCCCGACAAGGTGTCCGCGCTCAGCCTGATCGGCACTGCCGCGACCATGACGGTCGGCCCGGATCTGCTGAAGGCGGCCGAAATCAATTCGCAGGATGCAAACGACATGGTCTCGATCTGGGGCCTCGGCTTCAACGCCGAGCTCGGCGGCAGCCTCGCACCGGGCCTGTGGATGCATGGCGGAGCGCAGGCTGTGTTAAAACACTGCGAGCCGGGCGTGCTGTTCAGGGATTTGTCGGCCTGCAATGCTTACGCGAATGCGCTTCAAGCAGCCGCGAGTGTGAAGGTGCCTACGACGCTCATCCTCGGCGAGCGGGACATGATGACGCCGGTGAAGGCCGGCAAGGCACTCGCGGCGGCGATCCCGAATGCGAAGACCGTCGTGGTGCGGGGCGCCGGCCACATGATCATGGCCGAATGCCCGGATGAACTGTTGGCAGCGCTGACGGGCTGAGTCTGCTCAGGAACCCGGCGTCGATCATGCGTTTTGGCGACGTCTGAGCCAGCGCCTCGTCCTTCGAGACGACCGCTTTCAGCGGTCTCCTCAGGATGAGGGCTCAGCTCGGTTGCGCGAACTTTGAAACTGCAGCCACCCCCTCCGCCCTCATCCTGAGGGCCCGCCGAAGGCGGGCGTCTCGAAGGATGGCCACAGGCAATCTGCCCACCACGTTCTTCTTCATATGATATGCGATTCCTGTGGTGGGACGGGGAAGGGGGGACAACCACTCACCACATCGTCGCTGCCGCACGCTCCGGCCAAGCGCGATCGTACTCCGCGCCGCCGATCTTGTTCTCGCTCATCTCGGCGAGGATCTGGCCGGGTGTCGGCAGCGTCTTGGGATCGATGCGCTTGTCGGGATTCCAGAGGTCGGAGCGGACGATGGCGCGGGCGCATTGGAAGTAGATTTCGTCGACCGTCATCACCATGACGCTGCGCGGCGCCTTGCCGTCGACCTTGAAGGAAGCGAGCAGTTCGGGATCGATGGACAGATGCGCCCGGCCATTGGCGCGGACCGCATTGCCGGAGCCGGGAATCAGGAACATCAGCGACACCCTGGGATCGCGCACGATGTTGCGCAAGGAATCGACCCGGTTGTTGCCGCGGCGATCCGGCAGCATCAGCGTCTTCGGATCATGAATGCGGACGAAGCCGGAGAGATCGCCGCGCGGCGAGCAGTCGATGCCCTCGGGCCCGATGGTGGCGAGCGCGGCGAACGGGGCCTTTTCGATGAAGACCCGATAGAGCGGGGTGACGTGGTCGGCGACTTTCACGGTCGAGGCGTCGTTGGTGACGCCGTAGATGGCCTCCAGCTGCTCGACCGTTTCGATCACCGACATTCCAGTCTCCTTGTTGCGCCGGCTATTCGTGCCAGCCTTGATTCCTGATCACGCGCAGAAGCTGGCGGCCATGATACTCCGCGCTGCCCGCGTTGAGGATGGTGACGTCGGCCTGCGCCGATGCATCGCCGACGCTGCGTGTCAGCCGTTCCACGATATTGCCGTCACTGTGCCGGGCGCGGGCGGCGAGCCGCTGCGCCAACACCTCCGGCGGCGCCGTGATCGCGACCACCACGACGTTTGCATAGGTCTGACGCAGCGCGCCGATCACTGTGCGCGAAACGTTGGCCACGACGGCGCGTCCGGCAAGAATGTCGTCGTTGAGGTCGAGCGGCAGCGCATAGGAATGGCCATGCGCCTCCCAATGCACGGCGAATTCGCCATGCTCGCGCGCGCGACGGAATTCGTCAGGGCTCACCGCAATATTGTCTTCGTCGGCCGAGGATTCGCGGGTCACGACACGGCGCGGAAAGACGATGTCCTGATCCTCGATGCACGCCGCCCGCGCCAGCCGCAGCAGCGTGTCCTTGCCGGCACCGCTGGGACCGACCACGAGCACGAGCCGCCCGGGCCCGATCGCGCCCGTCTGCGCTCCCGCCACGGTGACGGTCTCGCTCATGCGACGCGGCGCCCTTCGCGCCAAACGCTGCGGACCGCAGGGACGCTGCCAGCAACATGCACGCGGATCAGATCGGCCCGCTTGCCAACCGCGATTTCACCGCGGTCGGACAGGCCGACGGCGTCCGCGGGCGCCTTCGTCACCGTGCGGATCGCCGCCGCAAGACTGATGGCGGGCACATGCTCGGGCAAATGTAGCGCGGCCATCAGAAGGCTCGAGGGAATGTAGTCCGATGACAGGATGTCGAGCAGGCCCTCGCGGGCGAGATCAACCGCGGCGATGTTGCCGGAATGCGAGCCGCCGCGCACGACGTTCGGCGCACCCATCAGGATGTCGATCCCGGCCTCGTGCAGGCCGCGCGCGGCCTCCAACGTGGTCGGGAATTCCGCCACCGAAACGCCATCGCGCACGGCGTCGACGACATTCTCCTCGGTGGTATCGTCATGGCTCGCCAGCGGGATCTTGTACTGATGTGCCAGCGCCACGATCTCGCGCATGTTGGTCGCGGCGTAGGCCTTCTGATACTCGAAACGCTTCGCGAACAGTTCGTCGAGCTGGGCGTCGGTCTTGCCGCCGCCCTTGCCGCGATAATAGTCGCGCAGCTTGCCTTCGTCGCGGAACTGGCGCTGGCCGGGGGTGTGGTCCATTAGCGACATCAGCCGCACGTCGGGACGGTCGATCAGCTCCCTGGCCTCCTCGACCACGCTCGGCATCGGGATTTCGCAGCGCAGATGCAGGAAGT of the Bradyrhizobium sp. WSM1417 genome contains:
- a CDS encoding alpha/beta fold hydrolase, whose translation is MKLSVNGAEVLVATGGRDFDRSLPAVVFLHGAGFDHSTWALHTRWFAHHGFGVLAPDLPGHGRSPGPSLGSIAEMADWTAALLDAAGVTKAHLIGHSMGSLISLETAARHPDKVSALSLIGTAATMTVGPDLLKAAEINSQDANDMVSIWGLGFNAELGGSLAPGLWMHGGAQAVLKHCEPGVLFRDLSACNAYANALQAAASVKVPTTLILGERDMMTPVKAGKALAAAIPNAKTVVVRGAGHMIMAECPDELLAALTG
- a CDS encoding pyridoxamine 5'-phosphate oxidase family protein, with product MSVIETVEQLEAIYGVTNDASTVKVADHVTPLYRVFIEKAPFAALATIGPEGIDCSPRGDLSGFVRIHDPKTLMLPDRRGNNRVDSLRNIVRDPRVSLMFLIPGSGNAVRANGRAHLSIDPELLASFKVDGKAPRSVMVMTVDEIYFQCARAIVRSDLWNPDKRIDPKTLPTPGQILAEMSENKIGGAEYDRAWPERAAATMW
- the phnN gene encoding phosphonate metabolism protein/1,5-bisphosphokinase (PRPP-forming) PhnN, with amino-acid sequence MSETVTVAGAQTGAIGPGRLVLVVGPSGAGKDTLLRLARAACIEDQDIVFPRRVVTRESSADEDNIAVSPDEFRRAREHGEFAVHWEAHGHSYALPLDLNDDILAGRAVVANVSRTVIGALRQTYANVVVVAITAPPEVLAQRLAARARHSDGNIVERLTRSVGDASAQADVTILNAGSAEYHGRQLLRVIRNQGWHE
- a CDS encoding alpha-D-ribose 1-methylphosphonate 5-triphosphate diphosphatase, which gives rise to MNAKKDIVIANARIVLAERVIEQGWLALADGRIAEIGEGRAPTGAEDAGGDLIMPGLIELHTDHLEAHYVPRPKVFWNPVAAVVSYDGQLATSGITTVFDSLRVWREDGAEEVDGRAGVLAAAITTARDANLLRADHFLHLRCEIPMPSVVEEARELIDRPDVRLMSLMDHTPGQRQFRDEGKLRDYYRGKGGGKTDAQLDELFAKRFEYQKAYAATNMREIVALAHQYKIPLASHDDTTEENVVDAVRDGVSVAEFPTTLEAARGLHEAGIDILMGAPNVVRGGSHSGNIAAVDLAREGLLDILSSDYIPSSLLMAALHLPEHVPAISLAAAIRTVTKAPADAVGLSDRGEIAVGKRADLIRVHVAGSVPAVRSVWREGRRVA